The Nocardioides zeae genome includes the window CGTCGACGACCGTCGCGATCATGCTCGACCTCATGGGTCGGTGCTTCCCGGACCGCATGGACGCCTGGGGCCCGGTGCTCGACGAGATGGTCCCCGGCCACCGCTCGCCGCTCGCCCAGGACCCGGCCGCCGCGGCCGCGCACTTCGAGCGCACCGCCGCGACCCTGCAGCTCGACCAGGGCGAGCAGCGCGCGTCGGCCTGAGGGGTGCACCCCGACGTACCGCGCCTGCGGGAGCTGCACCACGAGCTGAACCGCACCGCCACGGGCGGTGTCGACGACCCGCGGGGCGCGCGAGAGGTGCTGCCGCCGTTGGTGGGGTCGGGTTCCTCACCGGTGCCGCTTCCCGACACGGCACTTCCGGCGGCTCACCTGGGTGAGGTGCTCGCCGCGCGGCGCTCGTCCTACCGGTACGGCGCCGCCCCCGTGGCGCTCGACGACCTCGCCGCGCTGCTCCGCGCCGCGCTGGGCGTGCAGCGGACCGTGCGGCTCCCGGACGGGCAGGCGCGTGCGCTGAGCGTCGCGCCGTCGGCCGGCGGGTTGCCGTCGCTCGCGGCGTACGTCGTCGTGCGGGGGCCGGGCGTCGCCGGGTCGTCGCCGGGCGTCGTGCGGGGGCCGGGCGTCGCCGGGTCGTCGCCGGGTCCGGAGCCGGGATTGGTGCCGGACGGGGTCTACCGCGCGGAGCTGCGCACGGAGGCACCGTCGCTCGTGCCCGTGCGGGTCGGCGACGCGACGCCCTTCCTCGCCCGCGCGCTGGACCAGCCGGAGCTCGCCGAGCGCGCGGGTGTGGTCGTGGCGCTGGTGGCGCGGCTGGACACGACGCTGGGTCGGTATCCCGCCCGGCACTACCGCACCCTCCACCTCGACGCCGGTGTGGCGTTGGGACACCTCTACCTGGCGACGACCGCGCTCGGCCTGCCCGGCGTCGCGGTGATGGGCTACGACGACACCGCGTTCGACGCGCTGCTCGACCTGCCGGAGGACCAGCTCACCGCGGTGCTGTTCGCGGTGGGGTCGCCGGTGGAGGGCTGACGCCTCGTCGGAGCGCCGCTCACTCGCGGCGGGTGAAGCGGAGCTTGCCGGTGCCGAGTCGTTCGGTGAGGTAGAGCGGGTCGTGGATCTGGTGGTGGTGCTGGTCGCAGAGGAGGCAGCCGTCGTGCACGTTGGTGTGCCCACCCTGGGCCCAGGCGGTGAGGTGGTGGGCGTGGGTCTGGTGGGGTGGTCTTGTGCAGCCCTCGGCGACGCAGCCCCGGTCTCTTGTCGCCATGGCGGTGCGCATGGCCTTGGTGTGGAAGCGGGCGGTGCGGCCGAGGTCGAGAACCTCGCTGGCGGTACCGAGCACGGCGGGGATGAGGCCGGCTCCGCAGGCCAAGCGGCGGGCTTCGCCGGCGCTGAGGGTGCCGCCGGTGTCGAGGGACGCTGTCGCCAACCCACCCAGGAGTGACTCCAGCGTCATGGTGACCACGACGGTCGCGCCGGTCCCGCCCGTGCTCGGGAGGTCTTTCTGGTCGAGCATTTCTAGCAGCTGCTGGAAGGCCTGGCCGTAGCGTTCGGGTGTCGTCCGGTCCCGTTGGAAACGTTGGTCGGGGTCGTCTGCGGTGTTGAGGTGCCTGGGTGCCGCATAGGCGTCGAGGGCCTTGCGGAGCATCGCCCCGTGGAGCTCGGGGATCACGAATCGTCCCCAGACGCGGCCGAGTCCGTCGGAGACCATGCTGAGCCGTGCGGTGGCGCGGGCTTCTCGCTCCTCGCGCTCCAGCAATGCCGCCTCGTGGGCTTCGCCCACCTCGGGAGCGATCACGGTGAGGATCTTCTTCCCCAGCGCTCGCAGGGCCCGGGCGTCGTGGTCGGCCGCGAAGCCCACCAGTGTCTTCTCGGCTCGGAGTCGGAGCCCGGGGTCGAGGTCGTCGGGTAACGCGTCGAGGGCCTTGACGATGACGTCGGCCTGCTCGGTGTCCACCGCACCGGCCTCGCACGCCGGCGCCAGGTAGGTGCTGCAGCGATCGCCCACTGCGGACCCGATGCGCGCGAGCCGGTAGGCATCGCGGCGCGTCACGGTCGCGGCGTTTGCCAGCCACACCGCTGCCGTGGAGGCGCCGTTGCTCCGGTGGAGCTCGACCTCGTCGGCGTGCTGTACCAGTACCGCGACCAGTGCGGAGGCCCGTGCGACCAGCCGATGGGCGTCGAGCAGCGCGATGCCGGTCTGCGGTGCGCTCAACCAGCCGAGCCCGGTGCGGCCGTCGGTCGCGAGCACGTCGGTGGCCGTCCGGATTGCTTCGAGGACCGGGTGCCCCCGGTCGACCGGATCCGAGCCCGCACCGGGACCCACGCCGGGACCCACGCCGGGACCCACGCCGGGCACCGCCCAGGTCGGCTCGACGTCCGCGGTGGGCTCAGCCGCGTCGTACCGGCCCTCGCCGCGCGCGACGACCCGGCACCCCAGCGTCGCCTCGACCGGCCACTCACCCGTGGTGAACGCGTGCTCCAACCAGTCCGGCTCCGGCGCATCGACCAGGAACTCGGCAGGGGGTTCCGGCACCGGTGGCCCGAAGCCACCGGCGTCCCCAGTTGAGCTGACCCCCGTCATGGCGACCACTCAACCCGAGACCACCGACAGTTCTGATCGGCACCGATCTCAGCGCCGTACCGCCTGTGGACAACCGCGGCGTACATGACAACTCGACGCCCGCCGTACGACCCACCTCGACGCGCCTGCCGCGCCGTACGACCCAACTCGACGCGCCTGCCGCGGCGTACGACCCAACTCGACGCGCCTGCCGCG containing:
- a CDS encoding HNH endonuclease signature motif containing protein codes for the protein MTGVSSTGDAGGFGPPVPEPPAEFLVDAPEPDWLEHAFTTGEWPVEATLGCRVVARGEGRYDAAEPTADVEPTWAVPGVGPGVGPGVGPGAGSDPVDRGHPVLEAIRTATDVLATDGRTGLGWLSAPQTGIALLDAHRLVARASALVAVLVQHADEVELHRSNGASTAAVWLANAATVTRRDAYRLARIGSAVGDRCSTYLAPACEAGAVDTEQADVIVKALDALPDDLDPGLRLRAEKTLVGFAADHDARALRALGKKILTVIAPEVGEAHEAALLEREEREARATARLSMVSDGLGRVWGRFVIPELHGAMLRKALDAYAAPRHLNTADDPDQRFQRDRTTPERYGQAFQQLLEMLDQKDLPSTGGTGATVVVTMTLESLLGGLATASLDTGGTLSAGEARRLACGAGLIPAVLGTASEVLDLGRTARFHTKAMRTAMATRDRGCVAEGCTRPPHQTHAHHLTAWAQGGHTNVHDGCLLCDQHHHQIHDPLYLTERLGTGKLRFTRRE
- a CDS encoding nitroreductase family protein, with translation MHPDVPRLRELHHELNRTATGGVDDPRGAREVLPPLVGSGSSPVPLPDTALPAAHLGEVLAARRSSYRYGAAPVALDDLAALLRAALGVQRTVRLPDGQARALSVAPSAGGLPSLAAYVVVRGPGVAGSSPGVVRGPGVAGSSPGPEPGLVPDGVYRAELRTEAPSLVPVRVGDATPFLARALDQPELAERAGVVVALVARLDTTLGRYPARHYRTLHLDAGVALGHLYLATTALGLPGVAVMGYDDTAFDALLDLPEDQLTAVLFAVGSPVEG